From Pararhodobacter zhoushanensis, the proteins below share one genomic window:
- a CDS encoding ribonuclease T2 family protein, with product MQRLIPAFAALLPIFAAQSAAAQDRAGAFDHYLLALSWIPAYCATDGDDRDDPRCRDGSAIGWAVHGLWPQNAGGDWPEYCTTSERAPSRRETAEQADLFGTPGAAWHQWNKHGRCSGLSAAQYYRLVRAAAEGIALPPVFEGVNRDLRVGPEVVEAAFIEANPDLTQDRIVTSCPGGALVELRLCLTRDLEPMDCGPALTRRECRLSAATLLPLR from the coding sequence ATGCAGCGCCTGATCCCCGCCTTTGCCGCCCTTTTGCCGATTTTCGCCGCCCAAAGCGCTGCCGCACAGGACCGGGCCGGCGCGTTTGACCATTACCTGCTCGCGCTCAGCTGGATCCCGGCCTATTGCGCCACCGATGGGGATGACCGCGATGACCCGCGCTGCCGGGATGGCAGCGCGATCGGCTGGGCGGTGCACGGGCTCTGGCCGCAGAATGCGGGCGGTGACTGGCCGGAGTATTGCACCACGTCTGAACGCGCGCCGTCGCGGCGCGAAACGGCAGAGCAGGCGGATCTGTTCGGCACCCCGGGCGCGGCCTGGCATCAGTGGAATAAACATGGCCGCTGTTCGGGCCTGTCGGCAGCGCAATACTACCGTCTGGTGCGGGCGGCGGCGGAGGGCATCGCGCTGCCGCCGGTGTTCGAGGGCGTGAACCGCGACCTGCGCGTCGGACCCGAGGTGGTCGAGGCCGCCTTCATCGAGGCCAACCCCGACCTGACGCAGGATCGCATCGTCACCAGCTGCCCCGGCGGCGCGCTGGTCGAGCTGCGCCTCTGCCTGACCCGCGATCTGGAACCGATGGATTGCGGCCCCGCCCTGACGCGCCGTGAATGCCGGCTGAGCGCAGCCACATTGTTGCCCTTGCGGTGA
- a CDS encoding ATP-binding protein: MKTVFAKAKWSPDLQRAAFEILTDILTAAPEDFDRVFDESLGRLGVGLGISRAFVRLSGDMMLKDIGREWIDPGVKAAFGARGGFGLDAMPSWRGRFAAGEFLHVPDMASLADDLPEKHLFRAQCVNALLVVPVRHDAELIGVLGFAAMGSPRDFSPEEIQFAETVAAALASATRRAVLPESVERANACLKATLNAIPDMVLELDSDGRFVKYHVGRSTDYLPIAEGLKGRLPEDVFPPAGAAIAREVIAEVDATGSSQGRSFYYDMPGGRHWYQISAAAHDFGGYVMAIQDITDHRTRLHELEWLGEVARRTSNLVVVSDAESRIEWVNPAFESSTGWTLAEVRGRTPGSFLNSNQTDAATIAQIDRANEAQTAIDTEILNRSRSGKDMWLKVQKLPRFDRKGRHLGFISVETDVTELVEARSAASAAEQRAKALLEQLASAVEALKDGFVLFDAEDRLVLANTRQRALYPATAHLMVEGARFSDIFRWGSDVGEMSLNEAQKGEFLATRSAGRVFDHVVQRLEDGRVLRVRDNPTADGGRVGLCSDITELTLSQLKLRAIIEGASVGTWEWTVPTGQNEVNARWAEMIGYRLDEISTEIEAFEAMCHPEDLQKMKSDREAILSGSRAQLDYRFRLRHKDGHWIWVLSRGRVLQRDAAGRPLLMSGIHMDITELVESTQRAQAANAAKSAFLATMSHEIRTPLNGVLGMADLLTGTPLRADQRNMLDTIRESGWSLLAVLDDILDLSRLEAGKVELESKPFDLSLLLDRLDALHGAVAHTKGLVFDVVLEGEALTRVGDPTRVTQILQNLVGNAIKFTETGRVRIEVQTSHPDHVDFVITDTGIGMSDEQLSRIFEEFQQADSGIARRFGGSGLGLSIVHRLVAQMGGTVAVTSVPGEGTAVSLHLPLGAAVRQWGAAGTATDGQQAKEGAATKELVGLKVLVAEDNATNQKILQIMLGKLGVNARFAEDGAQALTLWREQPFDLFILDISMPVVDGIETLQTMQREARKSGTPLPPAIAATANVMKEQVEEYRKVGFIDTLPKPISLAKLVDVLSRAHSAAGV, translated from the coding sequence GTGAAGACCGTTTTTGCCAAAGCCAAATGGTCGCCCGACCTTCAAAGGGCCGCGTTCGAGATCCTGACGGACATCCTGACCGCTGCGCCTGAGGACTTTGACCGCGTATTCGATGAATCGCTCGGCAGGCTGGGGGTTGGTCTCGGGATTAGCCGTGCCTTCGTTCGGCTCTCAGGCGACATGATGCTGAAGGACATCGGGCGAGAATGGATCGACCCGGGCGTCAAGGCAGCCTTCGGGGCGCGTGGCGGCTTTGGTCTCGACGCTATGCCCTCGTGGCGCGGACGCTTTGCAGCCGGTGAGTTCCTGCATGTTCCCGATATGGCCAGTCTGGCCGATGACCTCCCTGAGAAACATCTGTTCCGGGCTCAGTGCGTTAACGCGCTACTGGTCGTTCCTGTCCGCCACGACGCCGAGCTGATCGGGGTTCTCGGCTTTGCGGCGATGGGCTCGCCGCGTGACTTTTCGCCCGAAGAGATCCAGTTTGCAGAAACGGTCGCCGCCGCACTGGCTTCCGCCACAAGACGGGCCGTTCTGCCTGAGAGCGTGGAGCGGGCAAACGCCTGTTTGAAAGCGACGCTCAATGCCATTCCTGACATGGTGCTTGAACTCGATTCCGACGGGCGGTTCGTCAAGTATCACGTCGGCCGCTCGACGGACTATCTTCCCATCGCCGAAGGCCTGAAAGGGCGTCTGCCAGAGGACGTCTTTCCACCCGCGGGCGCTGCCATCGCCCGGGAGGTCATCGCCGAAGTCGATGCGACCGGGAGTTCGCAAGGCCGCAGTTTCTATTACGACATGCCCGGCGGCCGACACTGGTATCAGATCTCGGCAGCCGCGCATGATTTCGGTGGCTATGTGATGGCGATTCAGGACATCACCGATCATCGCACCCGTCTGCACGAGCTGGAATGGCTGGGAGAGGTGGCGCGCCGGACCAGCAATCTGGTCGTGGTTTCCGACGCCGAGAGCCGCATCGAATGGGTCAATCCTGCCTTTGAATCCAGCACCGGCTGGACGCTGGCCGAGGTGCGCGGCCGCACGCCCGGCAGCTTTCTGAACAGTAACCAGACGGACGCGGCCACCATTGCTCAGATCGACAGGGCGAATGAGGCGCAGACCGCGATCGACACAGAAATCCTGAACCGAAGCCGCTCGGGCAAAGACATGTGGCTCAAGGTCCAGAAACTGCCCCGGTTTGACCGGAAGGGACGTCATCTGGGCTTCATCTCGGTCGAGACGGATGTCACCGAGCTTGTGGAGGCGCGCTCTGCCGCCAGCGCGGCCGAGCAGCGGGCCAAGGCATTGCTGGAGCAACTGGCGTCTGCGGTCGAGGCGCTGAAGGACGGGTTCGTTCTCTTTGATGCCGAGGATCGGCTGGTTCTCGCGAACACCCGTCAACGCGCCTTATACCCCGCGACGGCCCATCTGATGGTCGAAGGGGCCCGGTTCTCGGACATTTTCCGCTGGGGATCGGACGTTGGGGAAATGTCACTGAACGAGGCTCAGAAGGGGGAGTTTCTGGCAACGCGCAGCGCGGGTCGTGTCTTTGACCACGTGGTCCAGCGGCTTGAGGACGGGCGCGTGCTGCGGGTTCGCGACAATCCTACTGCCGATGGCGGACGCGTGGGGCTGTGCAGCGACATCACCGAGCTGACGCTGTCTCAGCTGAAGCTGCGCGCAATCATTGAAGGCGCCTCTGTGGGCACCTGGGAATGGACCGTTCCGACAGGCCAGAACGAGGTCAACGCCCGCTGGGCCGAGATGATCGGGTATCGGCTGGACGAGATCTCGACGGAGATCGAAGCGTTCGAAGCGATGTGCCACCCCGAGGACCTCCAAAAGATGAAATCCGACCGCGAGGCCATCTTGTCGGGCAGCCGGGCTCAGTTGGACTATCGGTTCCGCTTGCGCCACAAGGACGGTCACTGGATCTGGGTTCTTTCGCGCGGAAGGGTGCTGCAGCGTGATGCCGCCGGAAGGCCCTTGCTGATGTCCGGGATCCACATGGATATCACCGAACTTGTCGAATCCACCCAGCGCGCCCAAGCGGCCAATGCTGCGAAATCGGCGTTTCTGGCGACGATGAGCCACGAGATCCGCACGCCGCTCAACGGCGTTCTGGGGATGGCCGACCTGCTGACCGGGACGCCGCTACGCGCCGACCAGCGCAACATGCTCGACACCATCCGCGAATCCGGGTGGAGCCTGCTGGCCGTGCTGGACGACATCCTTGATCTGTCCCGGCTTGAAGCCGGCAAGGTCGAGCTGGAAAGCAAGCCGTTCGACCTGTCGCTGCTTCTGGATCGTCTCGATGCGCTGCACGGCGCGGTGGCGCATACCAAGGGGCTCGTTTTCGATGTCGTGCTGGAAGGCGAGGCGCTGACGCGTGTCGGCGATCCTACGCGGGTCACGCAGATCCTGCAGAATCTTGTCGGCAACGCCATCAAATTCACCGAAACGGGGCGCGTGCGGATCGAGGTGCAGACAAGCCATCCTGATCATGTTGACTTCGTGATCACGGATACCGGGATCGGCATGAGCGACGAGCAGCTGTCCCGCATCTTCGAAGAATTCCAGCAGGCCGATTCAGGCATCGCGCGGCGATTTGGGGGGTCGGGACTGGGCCTGTCCATCGTCCATCGTCTGGTTGCGCAGATGGGAGGCACTGTTGCGGTCACCAGCGTGCCCGGTGAGGGCACCGCTGTGTCGCTTCACCTGCCTTTGGGCGCTGCGGTCAGGCAATGGGGTGCCGCTGGTACGGCCACGGATGGCCAGCAAGCCAAGGAGGGCGCGGCAACGAAGGAACTGGTCGGGCTGAAGGTTCTGGTGGCCGAGGACAACGCGACCAACCAGAAGATCCTGCAAATCATGCTGGGAAAGCTGGGGGTCAACGCGCGCTTTGCCGAGGACGGTGCGCAGGCCCTGACGCTATGGCGCGAGCAGCCCTTCGATCTGTTCATCCTCGATATCTCGATGCCGGTCGTTGATGGAATAGAGACGCTTCAGACGATGCAGCGCGAGGCCAGAAAATCCGGTACGCCGCTGCCCCCAGCCATCGCCGCGACGGCCAATGTCATGAAGGAACAGGTCGAGGAATACCGAAAGGTCGGCTTTATCGACACGCTGCCGAAACCGATCAGCTTGGCGAAGCTGGTCGACGTTCTCTCGCGCGCGCACAGCGCTGCCGGGGTGTGA
- a CDS encoding DMT family transporter translates to MTAPTAMTPERAPSGPIGPLMALLGFALYATHDVLIRILGETYSVFQIMFYMGLLSFPLLVVILIRDPEPGTLRAVHPWWSLARTACVVASAGGAFYAFTVLPLAQVYAVLFASPLLITLLAIPMLGERVGLHRGLAVVVGLCGVLVVLQPGAAPLGPGHVAALVSAMTAAMNGVIVRKIGRDERAAVLLLYPMLANVIVMAMLLPAVYVPMQLGDLALVGVIATLALIAMTLTIGAYRRAEAALVAPMQYSQIIWAALYGALLFGEAPKRATVVGATLIIASGLYIVFRESRRNVSANRPVQQTRMRNESVSAPRPIVMEELEPMPENSGS, encoded by the coding sequence ATGACAGCCCCGACCGCCATGACCCCAGAGCGCGCGCCCTCGGGTCCGATCGGACCTTTGATGGCGCTGCTGGGGTTCGCGCTATACGCCACCCATGACGTTCTGATCCGGATCCTCGGTGAGACATACAGCGTTTTTCAGATCATGTTCTACATGGGTCTGTTGAGCTTCCCGCTGCTGGTCGTCATTCTGATCCGCGATCCCGAGCCGGGCACCCTGCGCGCGGTCCATCCGTGGTGGTCACTGGCCCGGACAGCCTGTGTTGTCGCCTCGGCCGGTGGTGCGTTTTACGCTTTCACCGTGCTGCCTTTGGCGCAGGTCTATGCCGTGCTCTTCGCCTCGCCTTTGCTCATCACCCTGTTGGCGATTCCGATGCTGGGCGAGCGGGTCGGTCTACACCGGGGTCTGGCCGTGGTCGTTGGCCTGTGCGGCGTGCTGGTGGTGCTCCAGCCGGGCGCGGCACCCTTGGGGCCGGGTCATGTCGCGGCGCTGGTTTCAGCGATGACGGCGGCGATGAACGGCGTCATCGTGCGCAAGATAGGCCGCGACGAGCGTGCGGCCGTGCTGTTGCTATATCCGATGCTGGCCAATGTGATCGTGATGGCGATGCTTCTGCCGGCCGTCTATGTGCCGATGCAGCTGGGCGATCTGGCGCTTGTCGGCGTCATTGCAACGCTCGCGTTGATCGCGATGACGCTGACCATCGGCGCATACCGTCGGGCCGAGGCCGCTTTGGTCGCGCCGATGCAATACTCGCAGATCATCTGGGCGGCGCTTTACGGCGCGCTTTTGTTTGGCGAGGCGCCAAAGCGGGCAACCGTCGTCGGGGCCACGCTGATCATTGCGTCAGGGCTTTATATCGTGTTCCGCGAATCGCGGCGCAATGTGTCGGCCAACCGCCCGGTGCAGCAAACCCGCATGCGCAACGAATCCGTGTCGGCTCCGCGTCCGATCGTGATGGAAGAGCTTGAACCGATGCCGGAAAACAGTGGCTCATGA
- the pheT gene encoding phenylalanine--tRNA ligase subunit beta, translating into MKFTLSWLKEHLDTAASLDTLVEALTDLGLEVEEVSDPAESLGAFRIARILEAVKHPDADKLRLCRVETLPDGPGGKTEEVQVVCGAPNARTGLVGVFAPVGTHVPGTGVDLKPGVIRGQASNGMMCSERELMLSDDHDGIIDLPADAPLGARYIDYAGLNDPMIYIKITPNRPDALGVRGVARDLAARGLGTLKPLVAEPVAGRFPSPLRVAIDPALKDKGCPLFAGRVIRGVKNGPSPKWLQKRLTAIGLRPISALVDVTNFFTFALNRPLHVFDVAKVAGDTLRIHPAAGGEEILALDGKTYTLAAGMMAISDAKGVESIAGIMGGEQSGCTDETTDVFVESAYWDPITVATTGRALKINSDARYRFERGVDPEFTLPGLDLATRMIQELCGGEASELAVDGTAPDTTRHYRFDPARVVSLVGMDIPEAEQRATLEALGFALNGTQVTPPSWRPDVLGDADIVEEIARIASLTKLEGKPMARATVGVPAPILTPMQKRERLMRRTLAALGYHECVTYSFIDGASAALFGGGEDALKLENPISSEMTHMRPDLLPGLLQAAARNQARGFADMALFELGPVFHGGEPGEQAIHATGLLVGANGPRDPHHARRPVDVFDAKGDAEAVLAAIGAPARMQADRSVAGWFHPGRSGRLTLGPKLALASFGEVHPRVLKAYGIKGSVVAFTLPVAAAPMPRNASATRAALVLNDLQPVERDFAFVLDEGVEALTVVNAAQGADKGLIDSVRVFDEFTGEKAIAQMGAGKKSLAITVRLQPQGQTLTEKDIEAVSAKIIDKVGKATGGVLRG; encoded by the coding sequence ATGAAATTCACCCTGTCGTGGCTCAAGGAACATCTGGACACTGCAGCCAGTCTCGACACCCTCGTCGAGGCGCTGACCGATCTGGGGCTTGAGGTTGAAGAGGTCTCGGACCCGGCCGAAAGTCTGGGCGCGTTCCGCATCGCGCGCATTCTGGAAGCCGTGAAGCACCCCGACGCCGACAAGCTGCGGCTTTGCCGGGTTGAAACCCTGCCCGACGGGCCGGGCGGCAAGACCGAGGAAGTACAGGTCGTCTGCGGCGCGCCGAATGCGCGCACCGGGCTGGTCGGCGTCTTCGCGCCCGTGGGCACCCATGTGCCGGGCACCGGCGTCGATCTGAAACCGGGCGTGATCCGGGGGCAGGCGTCGAACGGCATGATGTGTTCGGAACGCGAACTCATGCTCAGCGACGACCATGACGGCATTATCGACCTGCCCGCCGATGCGCCGCTGGGCGCGCGCTATATCGACTATGCGGGTCTCAACGACCCGATGATTTACATCAAGATCACGCCGAACCGCCCCGATGCGCTGGGCGTGCGCGGCGTTGCGCGCGATCTGGCCGCGCGCGGTCTGGGCACGTTGAAGCCGCTGGTTGCCGAGCCGGTGGCGGGCAGGTTCCCCAGCCCTCTCCGCGTCGCCATCGATCCGGCGCTCAAGGACAAGGGCTGCCCGCTTTTCGCCGGTCGGGTGATCCGCGGCGTCAAGAACGGCCCCTCGCCGAAATGGCTGCAAAAGCGGCTGACGGCGATCGGTCTGCGGCCGATCTCGGCGCTGGTCGATGTGACCAACTTCTTCACCTTCGCGCTGAACCGCCCGCTGCACGTCTTCGATGTGGCCAAGGTGGCGGGCGACACGCTGCGCATCCATCCGGCGGCGGGCGGCGAGGAGATCCTCGCGCTCGACGGCAAGACTTATACGCTGGCGGCGGGCATGATGGCGATCTCGGACGCGAAGGGCGTCGAGAGCATCGCCGGCATCATGGGCGGCGAGCAGTCGGGCTGCACCGACGAGACCACCGATGTCTTCGTCGAGAGTGCCTATTGGGACCCGATCACCGTGGCCACCACCGGCCGCGCGCTCAAGATCAACTCTGATGCCCGTTACCGCTTCGAGCGCGGCGTGGACCCGGAATTCACCCTGCCGGGGCTGGACCTGGCGACGCGGATGATTCAGGAGCTCTGCGGTGGCGAGGCGAGCGAACTGGCGGTTGATGGCACCGCGCCCGACACCACGCGGCACTACCGCTTCGATCCGGCGCGTGTGGTCAGTCTGGTCGGCATGGACATCCCCGAGGCCGAGCAGCGCGCGACGCTGGAGGCGCTGGGCTTCGCGCTGAACGGCACGCAGGTGACCCCGCCGAGCTGGCGGCCTGACGTGCTGGGCGACGCGGATATCGTGGAGGAAATCGCGCGCATTGCCTCGCTCACCAAGCTTGAGGGCAAGCCGATGGCGCGGGCGACGGTGGGCGTTCCGGCACCGATCCTGACCCCGATGCAAAAGCGCGAACGTCTGATGCGCCGCACGCTGGCGGCGCTGGGCTACCATGAATGCGTCACCTACAGCTTCATTGACGGTGCCTCGGCGGCGCTGTTCGGCGGTGGTGAGGATGCGTTGAAGCTGGAGAACCCGATTTCCAGCGAGATGACCCATATGCGGCCCGATCTGCTGCCCGGCCTGTTGCAGGCCGCAGCCCGCAATCAGGCGCGTGGCTTTGCCGATATGGCGCTGTTCGAGCTGGGGCCGGTGTTCCATGGCGGCGAGCCGGGCGAACAGGCGATCCATGCCACCGGGCTGCTGGTGGGGGCGAATGGTCCGCGCGATCCGCATCACGCGCGCCGTCCGGTCGATGTGTTCGACGCCAAGGGCGACGCCGAGGCGGTGCTGGCCGCGATCGGCGCACCGGCGCGGATGCAGGCGGATCGCAGCGTTGCCGGGTGGTTCCACCCGGGCCGCTCGGGTCGTCTGACGCTGGGGCCGAAACTGGCGCTGGCCAGCTTTGGCGAGGTCCATCCGCGCGTGCTCAAGGCGTATGGGATCAAGGGCAGCGTTGTGGCCTTCACACTGCCGGTTGCCGCCGCGCCGATGCCGCGCAATGCCTCGGCAACGCGCGCGGCGCTGGTGCTCAACGACCTGCAGCCGGTCGAGCGCGATTTCGCCTTCGTGCTTGATGAGGGCGTCGAGGCACTGACCGTGGTCAATGCGGCGCAAGGCGCGGACAAGGGGCTGATCGACAGCGTGCGGGTGTTCGACGAGTTCACCGGCGAGAAAGCCATTGCGCAAATGGGCGCAGGCAAGAAATCGCTGGCGATCACTGTGCGCTTGCAGCCGCAAGGCCAGACACTGACCGAAAAAGACATCGAGGCGGTCAGCGCCAAGATCATCGACAAGGTCGGCAAGGCCACCGGCGGCGTGCTGCGCGGCTAA
- a CDS encoding ABC transporter ATP-binding protein, giving the protein MTPPLLDIAGLGVARRGRTTLSGVNLSVGPGECVGLIGPNGAGKTTLLQAALGLIRHQGHSSLTAMPPSQRALHAAFLPQTRTVAWPMPVRDLVALGLLPHRSRKATLPRDTAHLVDDVLAALDLGDFADRTATELSGGELARVLLARVLVQRTPLILADESTAGLDLAQQIALMGRLRQLASAGRGILVSLHDLGLAARFCTRLVLMQQGQIVADDIPHRVLTPERMASVFGLAATYVDTPEGPFLVPLALSDRAT; this is encoded by the coding sequence TTGACGCCGCCGCTTCTCGACATCGCGGGTCTCGGCGTCGCCCGGCGCGGGCGCACAACGCTGTCGGGTGTCAACCTGTCCGTCGGGCCCGGCGAATGCGTCGGACTGATCGGGCCGAATGGCGCGGGAAAGACCACGCTTCTGCAGGCAGCGCTGGGGTTGATCCGTCATCAAGGCCACTCGTCGCTGACCGCCATGCCCCCGTCGCAACGCGCGCTGCACGCGGCGTTCCTGCCGCAAACGCGCACCGTGGCCTGGCCGATGCCGGTGCGCGATCTCGTGGCGCTGGGTCTGCTGCCCCACCGGTCGCGCAAGGCTACCCTGCCCCGCGACACAGCCCACCTGGTCGACGATGTGCTGGCCGCGCTGGATCTGGGCGATTTCGCGGATCGAACCGCTACGGAGCTTTCGGGCGGCGAACTCGCCCGCGTCCTGCTGGCCCGGGTTCTGGTGCAGCGCACGCCGTTGATTCTGGCCGATGAATCGACCGCCGGACTGGACCTTGCCCAGCAGATCGCGCTGATGGGGCGGCTGCGACAGCTGGCCAGCGCCGGTCGCGGTATTCTCGTCTCGCTGCACGATCTTGGACTGGCCGCGCGCTTTTGCACCCGGCTTGTCTTGATGCAGCAGGGCCAGATCGTCGCCGACGACATCCCCCACCGCGTGCTGACGCCTGAGCGCATGGCCTCGGTCTTCGGGCTGGCGGCTACTTACGTCGACACGCCGGAAGGCCCGTTTCTGGTGCCCCTCGCGCTCTCGGATCGTGCGACATGA
- a CDS encoding MORN repeat-containing protein yields MTPFRNRVIAAGLVACLAGPVFAQDLSETITRQYADGGIYEGTFLDGLQHGTGTYRLPNGFEYTGDWVQGQITGAGTARYPNGSVYEGQFEDGRPQGQGRMVFADGSSYEGNWDAGRIMGQGVRRYVTGVVYTGAFDDSQPHGTGTMERPGGLRYEGEWQHGLREGQGTITYPDGSTYVGAMHADQRHGEGRLTRPDGTIYDGEWSEGMLHGAGVLTLPGGDRREGTFEQGVLQGVGRLIMANGAIYEGDFVDDMRQGRGRLSSAQGYVYSGDWVADRIDGSGVMTAPDGARYDGQFRDGVPDGEGVITYADGTGYSGQWSEGRIEGQGRARLAENMVYEGNFRAGQPQGQGRMEYPDGRIYTGDFVGGVREGQGVMVYPDATRFEGGFVGGEREGQGTITLADGFTYTGEWRAGRIEGEGTATYATGDVYEGQFVDGQRVGRGTLRYAAGQVVSGRWEQGVLVEPEAAGAEAPATNDG; encoded by the coding sequence ATGACGCCGTTCCGCAACCGGGTGATCGCCGCCGGACTAGTTGCCTGTCTCGCCGGTCCTGTATTTGCGCAGGATCTGAGCGAGACGATAACCCGTCAGTATGCCGATGGCGGCATCTATGAGGGCACGTTTCTGGACGGCTTGCAGCACGGTACCGGCACGTACCGACTGCCCAACGGGTTCGAATATACCGGCGACTGGGTGCAGGGGCAGATCACCGGCGCGGGCACAGCGCGCTACCCCAATGGCTCGGTCTATGAGGGCCAGTTCGAGGATGGCCGCCCGCAAGGTCAGGGCCGCATGGTGTTTGCCGATGGGTCTTCCTACGAGGGAAACTGGGACGCAGGCCGCATCATGGGGCAGGGCGTGCGGCGCTACGTGACGGGTGTGGTCTATACCGGCGCGTTCGACGACAGCCAACCGCATGGCACCGGCACGATGGAGCGTCCCGGCGGACTTCGCTACGAGGGCGAGTGGCAGCACGGTCTGCGCGAGGGGCAGGGGACGATCACCTACCCCGATGGCTCGACCTATGTCGGTGCAATGCACGCGGATCAGCGCCACGGCGAGGGGCGGCTGACGCGGCCCGATGGCACGATTTACGACGGCGAATGGTCCGAGGGCATGCTGCACGGCGCAGGTGTGCTGACCCTGCCGGGCGGCGACCGGCGCGAGGGCACCTTTGAGCAGGGCGTCTTGCAGGGCGTCGGCCGTCTGATCATGGCCAATGGGGCGATCTACGAGGGCGATTTCGTCGACGACATGCGTCAGGGGCGCGGGCGGCTCAGCTCGGCGCAGGGCTATGTGTATTCCGGCGACTGGGTGGCGGACCGCATCGACGGGTCCGGCGTGATGACCGCCCCCGATGGCGCGCGCTACGACGGTCAGTTCCGCGATGGTGTGCCCGACGGCGAGGGGGTGATCACCTATGCCGATGGCACGGGCTATAGCGGGCAATGGTCAGAGGGCCGGATCGAAGGTCAGGGCCGGGCGCGTCTTGCTGAGAACATGGTCTACGAGGGCAACTTCCGCGCCGGCCAGCCGCAGGGGCAAGGCCGCATGGAATACCCCGACGGGCGCATCTACACCGGCGATTTCGTCGGCGGTGTGCGCGAAGGGCAGGGCGTGATGGTCTACCCCGATGCGACGCGCTTCGAGGGGGGCTTTGTCGGCGGCGAGCGCGAAGGACAGGGGACGATCACGCTGGCCGATGGGTTCACCTATACCGGCGAATGGCGCGCAGGCCGGATCGAGGGCGAAGGGACCGCGACCTATGCGACGGGCGATGTGTATGAGGGGCAGTTCGTCGATGGCCAACGCGTCGGCCGCGGCACGCTGCGCTACGCCGCCGGGCAGGTCGTCTCGGGGCGCTGGGAACAGGGTGTGCTGGTCGAGCCGGAGGCGGCGGGAGCCGAAGCGCCGGCCACGAACGACGGGTAA
- a CDS encoding DUF1013 domain-containing protein: MAKPLMAKATAVWLVDNTTLSFKQVADFCGLHELEVQGIADGDVATGVKGFDPIAHNQLDEVEIKKGEANPAYALKLKFNPASVGEEKRRGPRYTPLSKRQDRPASILWLVKFHPELADSQIRKLVGTTNPSIQAIRERTHWNIQNIQPIDPVALGLCRQSELDLEVQKAAKAKAAEGTVMTDDERRKLVSTEQSLDMSDEPRLPSNMAGLEAFTLGGNADEDANEHKKPVDYSNADSFFNLPDGEKDDDEDEDEEDDKPRR, translated from the coding sequence ATGGCTAAACCGTTGATGGCGAAGGCTACCGCCGTGTGGTTGGTAGACAACACGACGCTCAGCTTCAAACAGGTCGCTGATTTTTGCGGCCTGCACGAGCTTGAGGTGCAGGGCATTGCCGACGGTGATGTCGCGACGGGCGTGAAGGGCTTCGACCCCATCGCCCATAACCAGCTCGACGAAGTCGAGATCAAGAAGGGCGAGGCGAATCCCGCCTATGCGCTCAAGCTGAAATTCAACCCGGCGTCGGTCGGTGAGGAAAAGCGCCGGGGCCCGCGCTACACGCCGCTCAGCAAGCGTCAGGACCGCCCGGCCTCGATCCTGTGGCTGGTGAAGTTCCACCCCGAGCTGGCCGATTCCCAGATCCGCAAGCTGGTCGGCACGACCAACCCGTCGATTCAGGCGATCCGCGAGCGTACGCACTGGAACATCCAGAACATCCAGCCGATCGACCCGGTTGCGCTGGGCCTGTGCCGCCAGTCCGAGCTGGATCTGGAAGTGCAGAAAGCCGCCAAGGCGAAAGCCGCCGAAGGCACCGTGATGACCGATGACGAGCGTCGCAAGCTGGTGTCGACCGAACAGTCGCTGGACATGTCGGACGAGCCGCGCCTGCCGAGCAACATGGCCGGGCTCGAGGCGTTCACGCTGGGTGGCAACGCGGATGAAGACGCCAACGAGCACAAGAAGCCGGTGGATTATTCCAACGCCGACAGTTTCTTCAACCTGCCCGATGGCGAGAAGGACGACGACGAGGACGAGGATGAGGAAGACGACAAGCCGCGTCGCTGA